caattaaaataattaaattgtggaaggaataaaataaaatcccacaatatGGAGcaaataaaaattgtttaattaattatagtgatgctagggttagggtttagtctattttttttatagtgatgctCCCGTCTTTGTCggttaatttcaataaattgtttaattaattatagaatgacTGCCAATCTCTGCAGTTGCTACCACGTAATATGCATGTTAAAAATTTGTACACGAAGTTATGTACTTAGCCatgtatgataataataatattatcataatttatatcctttttttattctaggtgggttagatagaccacgaggaattcaaagatattagacaaaaataataaattcatgggccGACTAATAAACATAAACTTCCTAGCCCGTTTGTCCAttattctaggtgggttagatagaccacAGGGGATTCATgttattggaaaaaaaataataaattcatgggctgactaataaacataaatttcctagcctgtttgtccatactatattttttcgtaagtaatatttagttatattataatccaaaattgtcaaagtattagatgcaagtggtaccatgATAAAGATTCGAATCGATTAGATATATATGCATCACATCAATGAGgagtaatgacaaattaatacgacctaacttcacattcctccacctacccaactaattttcctaacactgaatttagagtaaaataaagtgaatcaattagtagtataattcttataatctcaacacaaatatagggagtaattaaattgaatttagtgtttctggtattaaatgatcatttgaaggacatgaaaaatgaagttaggtatatcagttatttttcacttttcacttgTCCAAAAACCGCATGCGACACGCGGCTGAGCAGAGCCGCTTCCAGCTCCTTCACCAGCGGCACGGCCCCTGGCATAACCATACTAATCGAGctcaggtcgaagttatccaccaacGGAATTATTAGTGACATAAATGTTTCATATatttattagtgtgatggttgaatttgtcgaagaattatttcacctatgaaacataaatcaattatgtcttgaactagccttttcaagtgatgtttcaaagataataaagatgatttttatatttctacgACCGAGGGCTATATTTGTAAATTCTATGtaatttaagattgaaatagtgttgcacatattattatcactgaatttttcatgataataaaGCAGTCATTTTCAGCCTTAATTCAACGGGCCCTTGCCCATTAAACGAGTCacacagaaaatttaaccaacaaatcaaacacTATATTGGGCCGTTAAATGCACTATGAATGTCCCTATTTACCAATTCAACCACAcccttattttataaataataaccctctcaatctcaattccTCTTTGTAGTGCATAGACATCACATCCGCCACAACCGGAAATCGAAGATGTACGGAACAATGTCCGCTGAGATGACGGTTGATGTACCGGCAACCGAAGTGCGGAAGCTCTACGACACACTACAGCTCCCCAAAGTGGCGGAGGAAGCCAACTCCGACTTTATCAGCCGGGTCGACGTCGTCCAAGGGGACGGCGGCGCCGGAACCATTCTCGAAGTCTTTTTCCATCCAGGTACCATCCACATCCAGTTCAATCAACTTCCGCTAGATTTAT
The nucleotide sequence above comes from Salvia splendens isolate huo1 unplaced genomic scaffold, SspV2 ctg202, whole genome shotgun sequence. Encoded proteins:
- the LOC121789301 gene encoding norbelladine synthase-like, coding for MSAEMTVDVPATEVRKLYDTLQLPKVAEEANSDFISRVDVVQGDGGAGTILEVFFHPGGMESFKEKFMVVDNEKRVKEAEVVDGGFLDLGFTMYRIRFNVID